One region of Vespula vulgaris chromosome 9, iyVesVulg1.1, whole genome shotgun sequence genomic DNA includes:
- the LOC127066040 gene encoding uncharacterized protein LOC127066040: MLEEAPDDTVLAGSIPSELDAGIELNSTYPGIPETGAVVVRAEEALIVVLVLVLWVAAIALFFNRWGKIRMLEPYQPKFQQQHRQSCTMVDMNALTDHPAHQGSCVAGSTTECWRPRQNSVFVGSSSASLVAVEQETPRRAKSAFDLQSLVLAECTVRNSVEDDRPENEEAGTASSKEAPMLTAAAAPLTEPSKVGQRRTSVCKSLDKPLQQRERGMSVCQVDRGEYQILQSRASQRDRGMSICYFDRTDVLARPLQRDHRGSSICHFDRMDVLARPPFRDRGSSVCQFDRMDVLARPTSSYLGKSLLRERRVSVCNFLEKNEEPVLRAPNVPANASQQAFQRYGRSSVSDVDKIETALRPTPSPSPASKKTARDNKDVSPSVLDRQGDLRSDRDKEENGGIAYLFDRPSCSKTPDVVLGYKATCV, from the exons ATGCTCGAGGAAGCACCGGACGACACCGTCCTTGCTGGGTCTATACCCTCGGAATTGGATGCCGGCatcgaattaaattcaacATATCCAG GAATACCAGAAACGGGTGCGGTCGTGGTCAGAGCCGAGGAAGCTCTGATCGTCGTCCTAGTTCTCGTCCTTTGGGTCGCAGCGATAgcgttattttttaatcgatggGGAAAGATCAGAATGTTGGAGCCCTATCAGCCAAAGTTTCAGCAACAACACAGGCAAAGCTGCACGATGGTCGACATGAACGCGCTTACG GATCATCCGGCGCACCAGGGTAGCTGCGTAGCCGGTAGCACCACCGAGTGCTGGAGGCCGAGACAGAACAGCGTCTTCGTCGGTTCGAGCAGCGCGTCCCTCGTCGCGGTCGAACAGGAGACACCGAGACGAGCCAAGAGCGCGTTCGACCTGCAGTCTCTCGTTTTGGCCGAGTGCACCGTAAGGAATAGCGTCGAGGACGATCGGCCGGAGAACGAGGAAGCGGGCACGGCGAGTTCGAAGGAAGCACCGATGTTAACGGCGGCGGCCGCCCCGCTTACGGAACCATCGAAAGTGGGTCAACGTAGGACGAGCGTTTGTAAGTCGTTGGACAAGCCGCTGCAACAACGCGAGAGGGGTATGAGCGTGTGTCAGGTCGATCGCGGAGAGTATCAGATTCTTCAGAGCAGAGCGTCGCAGAGAGATCGAGGTATGAGTATCTGTTACTTCGATAGAACGGACGTCTTGGCGAGACCCCTTCAGAGGGATCACCGGGGCTCGAGTATTTGTCACTTCGACAGAATGGACGTGCTTGCGAGGCCACCTTTCCGCGATCGCGGCAGCAGCGTTTGCCAATTCGACAGAATGGACGTTTTGGCACGTCCGACTTCCTCCTATCTCGGTAAGTCCCTCCTGAGAGAGAGACGCGTGAGCGTTTGCAACTTCCTCGAGAAGAACGAGGAGCCCGTGCTCCGAGCTCCCAACGTCCCTGCTAACGCCTCGCAGCAAGCCTTCCAACGCTACGGACGATCCAGCGTGAGCGACGTCGACAAAATCGAGACCGCTCTTCGACCGACTCCGTCTCCTTCTCCCGCCTCGAAGAAGACCGCTCGGGATAACAAGGACGTTTCCCCTTCGGTTCTCGACCGCCAAGGGGACCTTCGCTCCGATCGGGATAAGGAAGAGAACGGCGGCATCGCGTATCTCTTCGATCGACCGTCCTGCAGCAAAACGCCGGACGTTGTGCTAGGGTATAAAGCGACTTGCGTTTAA